TCTTCATATGTCTATATTATCATATGCACACCTGCAAACAGTCTTACAAACCAGCTAATCTCCACTCTATTACtgcaattgttttttaatgagcAATGGACGCAGCTGTGTACATTTACATACAAAGAGTTTGTTTTAAAGTATCGTAAAAAATTCTACACAGGGTTAgaataattataaagaaataaagaaatattttttaaaataacaaatttttaaaaagtgctataATTACACATTGTCTTATGAATAATAGGCAATATTATGACAAAACTGTATGTCATATGACCAACTAGTATTTAAGTTTAATGAACTTTAAGTACTCAAAATGTAATGGTAATGGTAAAAGTAACGGCAACTTCCCacgtgaaaaaaatattatagtaatttacagtaaatactatagtgtttttgaaccatataGTAAAGTACATGATtgttttggtaattttataGTTGCTGTGGTAATATAACAATTATAGTATTACAAACTAATTACTTTACCCAATACTGTACTAAGTTTCCTACAACTAAAGGgtaaattatattacaatacactacagtttacagtagtaaaaactaaagtataggctactacagtatttattacagtttatcagttcactAGTTAGGCTAATACTACAGTAggggtagagtgggggaaaacaccccctactgtttttcccaaaataatcacaagataaagtcaagataaacttttattgtaactatggacTACGTTGACAAGAGTAATGTAGAAGTTTTCACCATGAAGCTTACACTGGTGATGTACCGGAGAGAAAATggatttcacagtaaattatgtcattttcagcagtaagaaataaagcatttcaaagcttgttgttttgtagaacatcacagttataAATGATATGAGAACAGTAGGGCCTGTAGATAGAGAGTacgtgttatttaataaaaaatataatttctttttcaaaatgacaatttttttctcaaacatagtGTGTGGGGTAAAACGCCCCCCGCCAGTTGGGGTAAAACACCCCCAGGGGGCAATGGGCAATTACTGTAGTTAGTTAGCTAGCCAGTTATCATCAGctatcttttttttgtttgtttgtttccaaatagactattataattttgtaattcataattactgattatattcttttattaattttaagctaaaactgcctgtactctgattttgctgtaaatgtttaaagtaAATTACTTTGTCAGACTGAGGGGCATTTTACCCCACCCATGGGGGTGTTTTGCCCCATGGGGTAAATGCCCCTTTGGcacaaatgacatttttgttaaaaatctaataacatgaaaactctggacatttttcatacttggtttataatttatgtcattgtcactaaaactatgataacttttctgaacacatttaacttttctttCACTGAACAAAATGACACAATCCTTAAGGGGGGCGTTTTCCCCTGTAGaattcattaacaaagtgttgtaaatactataatatatacagtataatacactttacttcaaaaacacattagtatttactataaattacaaTAGTCCTACTTTTTCATGTTGAGATTTAGTAAGCGAGTCAAATGTTGATTCAGTAACCGCTATGACTGATTCACTGAATTGACTCATACAGCTGCCTAATTCAACTGGTATTTGAGGTCGTGAAAATTTTTCAACAAATGCTTATTCGAATCTGCTCGTTTTTTTGGATtcattacaaaaacaacaacaacaacaaaaaagtaagGTCAGATTTTCAGAACAACGGCTCATACGAGTCATTTGCTCGTGAATCAGGAAACACTCACATACTTTCGCTGATGTagagtttattgtttttatgtttagttCGAGGAcaactgaataaaaaagacgTGTTTTTGGCGTGTCAGAATAACGTGGTCATGGTGATTTGAGACTATTTTGGTCGGAAAATGTCTAAATGTTTACCTGAAATAATTAAACAGTCGTTCACGAGCTGCAGGTGTTCTTCATAAAGTCCTTCCTCATCGCTACAATAAAAGATAGGATGTATTTGCTGACTTGGTTTCTTTGGACAGTTGGTAAATATAAATTGAATCCAGCGCATTCTGTTTTACGGTAAATTTACTATTTTACGCAAACAGTCTCAAACGAATCAGTGCGTGAGATGTTCGAAAGATAGACCGAATCATTGCAAATCCATTTCGAATGAGAACCGACTCAAAAGAGTTCATTCATTCGCGAATCGGGGAATCGTTAATCCTGATTCTAAACagaaaataagcaaaaatgctgaaaacatGATGAGATAAAATATTGCCAGTATTATGGGAGTCACCTTCACCAGATTCAGTCCTGGTCATTAAATGGGATTTGCATTACCAGTTTTGTTGGTAAATCGACAtcaaatcataaataaatattaatgaagGTTTACTTATCAGCCTAATTGATGTGTTAAATATTTGGCATGGAGAACCattatcaaaaatggcagattctTGTATTTCAGTTCCTATACTTCATTGGGGTCATGCACCAGCCGAGCAACTGCCATTGAAATGAATGAGAATAGCTTTCTCCAGGTATTATAGACCTCCTTGATGTAGGTAGTAGACAGCTCAGGGAGCTCAtaacttctctctctctctctctttctcttttcatGCTTGCAGAAGTTTGTGTGGGAGGCAGCCTGCCTTGTATTTATCCAGTCAGGGAGCTTCTACCTACGCAGGAACCTTGGAGAGAACATGCCACACTTCGCTAAGGTTCCATTTTCGGGGCTGATCATAAAGGGAGCGGGAGCGAGCCGCTTCACCTACTTTGACTTCTCTGATTACTGTTCGCCAccatgtttttaaagcattctgAGAGATTTATGCTTTCTATTATGGaggttttatttataatgcttgataataagtattttattttcaggcataaaaatgagaaatgattATAACTGAAGCATCTCATCCACAGCACTAAAGCTTGCCCATCATGAAAATATACCAActgctaaaataaattaataataggctaatgaATGGCTTTATGTTTTTCTTCACAGGAACACAGCCCACGGACAGAAACACTTAATCAATAATATCCACAAAATAATTCAACCTTTTTTGTGCAAGCTGCACATGctgtgtacaaaaaaaaaaaaaaaaaaaaagtaaataagtaaTAGCTACAGCAATTGTCTTTTTTATATACAGAATGCCTTTCAAAAATTTTCATCACTATTCAACACATTTGTGCACTGGACCCAAAAccttgtatatatatatatatatatccaataAACAAACAGATTAATTTACTATAGCCTATGTATGACAGCacctgaaaataaatcaaacacaaaGCATGTATGTATCAATGTCAACGCGTATTTTATACTTCGCCTTTGACCCGTCTGTGCTGCCGTAGTTCAGAGTCCGGAAGCATCATGGACATCGGGAAGCTAAAAACTCGTTGTCATAAACAAATGTAAGAATAattcagtttgcatatgttatttttaaacgAATATAAATTGAATTACAAAAGTCAGTCGTTATTATTCGCATTTCGAAGTGTTATCGCGACATTGTAATGCCTTCAGAGTGTTTACTGTGATAAAGTTGAGAGTGTCTGGTTTGTGCTGTTTATGTGGCAGTTTCACATCTGACTTCTATTAATCCTGAACTTTGGCACTCGTATTGTATTGAACAGGATCGACATAACTTATGTTTTTTATGTATACATCGTCgtcgtcaaaaaaaaaaaaatcgtacgACTGTTTTAATTTTGCAAAACCATCAAATGCTTATGTATGGATATGAAGCTGAGACTGGGGTTAGTTGTCACACCCTTTTCACTCCAGTCAGTGAATATTTACAGTGAATATTAcggttgggatgtttttttaaagtcagcATCTGGATAGAATCAGTATATTCTGTATACAGAcaatttatacagtatattctgTAAGTGAAATATGCACATTTGTGTAATTGGACTTTAGACTCAAAACCTTTGATTTACCAGAGtgaaatcatatatatatatatatatatatatatatacactgcatGCATGCATGATCAATATATCAGTtatatgaatgtgtttttgatatttttgtaattgCATCACTGACTTTAGTACTAACACCTCTTTGTTCTATTATTGATTTTAGTGGAATGCATCAACCTTATCTTTCCTAGTCTTGGAGGAGTGAGGCCTAATCCTCTGTGATTATACTCAAAAATGTCAGGCCAAGAGGAATCAGACAAGGGTGTGGACATGTGGTCCTCCCTCCGCTGTCTGGGGTATCTCTCCAGCTTCAATTTGCTGGTCGCCGTGTGCTTGGGAATGTACGTACGATGGGAACAGACTGCAGAGCCCATGATTCTGGTCATCTTCATCCTGGGTTTGTTCGTATCGGCCATAGCCTGTATCCTCTACTACTACTTTTCAATGGAGTCGGCCAGTTTAAGTCTCTTCCACCTGTGGTTCGGCTTCCTGCAGGGTCTCCTGTGCTTCCTGAACAGCCAGTCTCTGGAGGACGACATAAAGGAGCAGGTTACAAACTACCTGTTGCTCTCTAGCATGGCTGTTCGGATGCTATGGGCCCTAACAGAACGTCTGTGCGGTAGCCCTAAGTATAAATCAGTCGTTCTCACCTCATCTGAGCTTCTAGAGCTCTTGGGATTTGGTGTTGCAAGCATCAGCTTGGTTTTCCACAAATCGCTGGCCATGATTGCTCTGACGTTATCGTTAACGGCCCTCATCGTGGACCTTCGCATGAAGTCGCCCTTGGCTCTCCCTAATCTAGCCTGCTTTGCTGTGATCACCGCCGTTACCTTCTTCCAGTCCTTGGAGATCCAAGCAAACCCCTTCGCGCTCAGCTGCTACCTGGGCCGGCTCATCTGCGAGCCTCTTCTGGACGTGTACTTCAGCAGCTTGTCGGCGACAGAACGCTGGAAGCAGTTTCTCTCAGCCGGTCGTCTGTGGAGGAGATTTTCTCTGTTCCCGCTGGCATGCGTCGAGCTGGCGTTCTTTGTGCTCTGTGCCTTGAAACTGGGTAACCTGAACGTTTGGTACCTGGTCATCCCTGGCTTCTGTGTCTTTGGCCTTTTGTGGATCCTGTGCCACATGGTGTTCCTCGTCACGCTATGGTGCTTCCACACCAAGCTAAGCGATTGTCAGAAGACGTGGGCGGCCCAGCGCTCGCAAACGCTCAATTTGGACAGGATCATGGCCTCCAGGGGCATGCGTCATTTCTGCCTCATCTCCGAACGGCTTGTGCTCTTCTGCCTGATGTCCACCATCATACTAGGGGCCGTCTCATGGCAGGTAAAGCATGTTGAAAAAATGCTTTCATGCTCATTCTGATTTATCTAGATATCATGAATCCTGTTTGAAAATACTTGTCATTAATGTCAAACTTCATTGAATAATGGAGATTCATTGCCATCCTATCACTCAAACCACTTTTAAAGTTGGCAATAGGCACATTTGTTTTATGAATGCTTGTAAAAGCGATCATTTAGCTACACCAAATGAAAAAGGATGGCATCTTGAACTTACTCACGTCATTCTAAACCTCTGTGACTTTCTTtggtggaacacaaaatatttttttttttgtccatgtgATTGAGGACAAAACATTGGACCCCGGACCTTttttattgtatggaaaaaagcaattaaaactttcttcaaaatatcttttctttttgtgttccagTAACCATTTcaggaacacaaatgaagatattttgaagaatgcttcAACTGGTTTTACccatacaataaaagtaaatgtatccaaaactgtttggttaacattcttcaaaataccaccttttgtgttctgcagaagaaagttACTTAGAAtgacattagggtgagtaaatgataacataaatgactcatatttttgttaatgtattaaaaataatatatgccATAATGTCTTGTCTACACCAATAATGCATGTTAAATGGGGACAACTCAATAAACCAGCCATCAGGGCCCTGTTGCATGAAAGCCCTTAAGCTAAGAAATCCCTTAGTTATAAGGTTAAGGAAACCCTTAGTGAAACTTGGGTTGCAAGAAAAATCCTAAGGGTCAACTTAAAGGAACCTTAAGGCTGTCATTAAGTATTCCCCTTAATTATTTAAGTGTTCCCTTAAGCGTTGCTACAAAGTCCTTAGTAACTATTTCACCTTCATAAATTTAAGGGACCAAAACAGCTCCCTTAAGTAATCTTAATCTCagcatttttaagatttttaaactcaaatgtaagactaaagacattttttaagacctgcacaaataaaatatcatataagCATAGTAGGGCAATGACTAtggtaacatattaaactgtaaaatgactgtaaaatggATATTTTAGGCAAATGGATGAGTTGTATCAAttcttatattaatttaaactattattaatcaattattcgcctatattaattaaataacaatataaatttaatgtatgCCAtaactgtttagatttttatgatGCATTATCTTCTTGTCGATCCAcctgttcacatttacaactctgcgtGTTTTCTGCGTCAAAACATGGgttaattttcacatttattaacatttccttcgttggtcagcagcaggaagcggTTTCCTTGGTAACGACTGTATACAAAACAGCGCAGAAACGGGCAGCGCTCGTTTATTTGTTCGTGTTTTAGTTGGTTAggtttgtatttaattatgttCTGTATTGTCAGAGATATATGTAGTAACTATAGCAACTGCGGCGCCCATTGCCGTATGTTGCCAGGAACTACCGTGAAACGCTTAGTATAAACACTTAGGTAAAGGTCACCCTTAAGACATTTGTTGCCATGCTTTTAAAGAAATCCCTTACCTCTGggaattttttcccctcagggaTACTCCTAAGACAAATTACTTAAGGGCTTTCATGCAACCGGGGTCCTTGGGCACAAGAGCCTAATCTAACCTTTATAGTAATCCACTTGAGATTTAATGTTAAGATATGAATGCTGCAATGAGTCATTAGAAGCACTTTCAACTTTGCTGATGTTATCCAGCATGTAAAGCAAAtgcaatgtttcattttttataataaatgtgatTTTGCCTATGAAAACAGTATTCTGGTGAGTCAGAGGTATATTCTGTAGTACCCTTGATTAAAATGAACAGGCCTGAGAACAAAAGGACTACTAGCATACTACTCACCGAAGACTGCACAGTGTGCTctatttttaaagcaaattttATGTGAAACATTATGCAAAAAATGTAGAATTTCAATTTAGCTGGTGTAGTAATCTAGTACACTGTTGCCAGCATAGCCTCTTTAATTGTGGTTTTGTGTTCATGTGCATACATCAAGTTGTGTATAATGTCTTTTTAAACTGCCTTGAAGTTagagtgtgtttgtttgaatcCACTTCAGAGTTGTTGATCACCAAGGGTTCCTCTCCACAGGTTAATAATGGACTCTTCATGAGTGTGTTTTTAGTGGTACTGCCACTGGAGTCTCTGGTTCATGGACTCTTCCATGAACTGGGAAACTGCTTGGGAGGCACCTGTGTTGGGTATGCGGTGGTAATTCCCACTTGCTACAGCAGGtaaatgcacatacacacacatgtgaccctggactacaaaaccagcCTTTTTCAgccaatttttcgaaattgatatttatacatcatctgaaagctgaataaataagctttccgttgatgtatggtttgttagatacaactatttgaaaatctggaatctgagggtgcaaaaaaatctaaatattgagaaaatcgcctttaaatttgtccaaatgaattcttagcaatgcatattactaatcaaaaatgacgttttgacatttacagtaggaaatttacaaaatatcttcatggaatatgatctttacttaatatattaatgatttttggcataaaagtaaaatttgtaattttgacccatacagtgtatttttggctattgctacaaatacaccccagcggcttaagactggttttgtggtccagggtcacatatacacaaCAGGGGTACGGCATGCAAAAGCATTTtctcatttacataaaaatcaATACCATGCAGAAAGCTTCTTGTTGATGTTTTATATAACAAACATTGATACCTGAGAAACTGTTTTTCTTATGAATCATATTTCTTAGAATCAGTTCACATGCAtttacattagtgctgtcaaacaattaatcgcatccaaaatatgtgtgtgtgtactgtgtatatttatttatatttattcatgcatgtatatattttagaaaaaatgtttatatatataatataaatgatatgaatataaatatatacatgcgcacacacacgcattacgtaaacacattttttttattttgcatgcgattaatcgcgattaatcatttgacagcaataatttacatgtatttatctAGCTGAAGCTTAAAGTGACTTGCAACTGAGAAATACTAGTAATTTATCATAGAGTAGCCTAATAATATTAGCAACAACGCAAGACTGAACTTCCATCGCAATTCAGTTTCAGAGAAAATAAATTCAAAGgagatttttattaatattatctgaAATGCTATTATTTATGCTTGTGGATTAATAGTTTCTTCTGTTTGTCAATCCATATAAGCTAAATAGCTGTACCCactgcaaaatatatttatatattaaatattaggtGTTAAGTGGGCCATGGTCTGTACTTGCATAGCATTTTTCTTAATGTCCACTTACAATGCTTATCATATTTTGTTGCACTTTCCATCCTTTCTCTGACCCTTATAATTAAACAGTCTTTCCTATTGTATCtttaagggtgaatcccatttctctgtcttaccccttcccctacgtcttacccctagcccttgtccctcgaaaccgagtggtaagcgctaggggtgaaaacataccactatgaaatgagacaccgcTTGGTTACagttacgtcatcatacaccgtcgctagctggctgctacgtcaccagagccaacaagtgttgatcacgaactttggatcgttttacaaacttgttaaaactgtagatatgcatggagtccattcaaggctagtctgcgagactgttgtgcaaatcagcaatgtaacgttagcgtcgcaaactagcgatttttaaaacgtttcaattaagaacatggttgcaaatatatatgtacaggactgtctagagcacaaaacaagactgtcgtaatttttaaataaatgatttaagccgaaaatacttgattgTTGCCAGTTGcacagtgtgttctgggtaccccttggtttcaagtaagctcgcgaaaatgcttggttttaaggggtatctaccccttccccttagccctaccctcgatcaaaacgagaattgggatagcccttactctcacgtgaacgcaAAACTAAGGGaagggtaagacagagaaatgggattcaccctaagaCTTTGACAGTACATGCAAATGACTTCTATTTTTATTGGCCTTTATTTACCAGTATAGTTCACATTGTTGTTCTTCAGGTCAGGTCAAGTTGCTGAATACTGAATAGCTTTTGATATTTGAATCTGGCCGTGGTTGTGATTTCACTATGATGAagataaagtattttaaaacagcttgttttgtttgtgtatcTAAATCAGGAAGATGATTAATAATTATGATTACACTATCAAGGGAAATAATCTGCTGCTCCACTCTTGCTCATCTTGATCAGTCCTTTAGAAAAAGAAGGGTGGAAAACCACCCCGGATTGGATCTTATGAACACATGTTAGCGTTAAATAAGCTCATAGCCTTTAATAAACTTGGTCTATTGCTGGTCCCGCTGGGGGAAGCATGTGCCATGCATACTGAGAGGGCGAGGGTGGGGTACAGGGCAGGCCTTCAGTCAGGTCGCTGATTATGATGTCGATTAGGATGCAGCTCCACAGCCTCTTCACGCTCAGTATTCCAGCACTCTTGGTGAAAAGGCTCAGTGTGGAGCGGGCGCATGAGGGGAATGTAGCAAGGTGTAATCTTCCATTTGATGGGTACAGATCATGTTTTTACCATGACGAGGGCCTCTTGGGAAGATGAGAGGCGAGGGAAGAAGGGAGAGAGGGGAGGAAAGGAAAGGAGAGAGGGGAGGGAGGAAGGGAGGGATGAGAGAGAAATGCTCAGGTCGACAGGCTCGCCTTCAGCAGCAAGAGCTCATTTTCATTCTTAGCAGATGCTGTGGTACTGTTTCCTCTCACATTTAAAAGGAAAGAGCTCTGGCCATCATCCATATTTTCAGATGGTTCACCCAGAAAgcattttaatagtttatatAAACTGTAAACAATTTATTATCCCTTTTAGTTAAAATCTTCTTTATCTGTTCTGATAAATGCCTTGAGGCTAGTAAACTTCTTGTGAAATGTCATTTCAGCTCAAATTTTGCCTTTGGTCAtgatgctatttttaaaatgttgtgtttgggAACGGGAGGTGTTGAACCAGGGATGGGTTGAGCAGAAAAATATAGTATCAAACAGGAAAGCTACGAGATTGAGAGAGAAGGAAAAAGTCTTGACACACGAGCTCAGAGAAGCGGTTGTTTCCGCTTGAATAGCTCAGCACCTGCCTGGGTAGTTTTCATGGGTCACTGTGCCTTAGACTTGCCATTTCGGTCTTCAGCAAGCATGGGAAATAATCTTTCAACATTTCCACCACAAAGAGTTGGTCTTTTGGTTTTATAATCACGGTCTTTTGGTTTTATAATCACAGTCTTTGGGAAGCAAGGGGTATGGGGAGGATCATAATGGTCTTGGTAGTTAATTGTCGAATGTTCTTGGTGATATTTACAGTGGAAGCTTTGCTGTGCTCTTTTTGAAAGGCAGAACAGGTTAGGTTGACCCTGCGAGGAGCTGCTGAATTACTTCAAAAAAGTATTAACATCATCCTTACTATGGCCTTTCTCCTTTTCTTTGTACCTTTTTCTGCACCTTGCATTTTCTAAGCCTTTTTGAATTCACTCTCCATTGTGCTTATCCCTCTTCTTTTTTTGTACATGGGTCAGTGTTCACTCAAGGTCAAGGTGACCCAGTTAGCAATTCAAAAGCATCAGCCTCTCTTTCACATTTCACCCATCATTTTATCCTCTTTTTCTCGATGGGATGCAGTGCGGATGGACAGCCGTTGCTGTTGCCTCCGGGGCAAGCCCAGGAATTGCACTCTACAGCTACTTTGAACGCTGTGCAGCGACTCTTCTCCCACCACCTCATCCAGACCTTTGGATGTGACTACTCCACCAGTCTAAGCCTCGAAACCCTGCAGGCCAAACTGCGCTCCTTTCTGGAGCTCTGCACTGCAGAAGGCCCGCGGCATGACACCTACATCATCTACTACAGTGGCCACACACTTCCCAGTGGAGACTGGACTCTGGCAGGTAAGAGCTGGATAGCAG
The sequence above is drawn from the Onychostoma macrolepis isolate SWU-2019 chromosome 04, ASM1243209v1, whole genome shotgun sequence genome and encodes:
- the tmem168a gene encoding transmembrane protein 168-A encodes the protein MSGQEESDKGVDMWSSLRCLGYLSSFNLLVAVCLGMYVRWEQTAEPMILVIFILGLFVSAIACILYYYFSMESASLSLFHLWFGFLQGLLCFLNSQSLEDDIKEQVTNYLLLSSMAVRMLWALTERLCGSPKYKSVVLTSSELLELLGFGVASISLVFHKSLAMIALTLSLTALIVDLRMKSPLALPNLACFAVITAVTFFQSLEIQANPFALSCYLGRLICEPLLDVYFSSLSATERWKQFLSAGRLWRRFSLFPLACVELAFFVLCALKLGNLNVWYLVIPGFCVFGLLWILCHMVFLVTLWCFHTKLSDCQKTWAAQRSQTLNLDRIMASRGMRHFCLISERLVLFCLMSTIILGAVSWQVNNGLFMSVFLVVLPLESLVHGLFHELGNCLGGTCVGYAVVIPTCYSSADGQPLLLPPGQAQELHSTATLNAVQRLFSHHLIQTFGCDYSTSLSLETLQAKLRSFLELCTAEGPRHDTYIIYYSGHTLPSGDWTLAGGDCLRLQQILDMWKERNASFSSRLILVLDTENSAPWVKAVRKVEKMYVAVQGAKMSPVQDAEAQEAPRLGDFTTEWVKYNCDPDSGVQWSEKGRVISAIYGVSKPWSDYALHLPTGSDVAKHWKTHFPKATYPLVAVANWCCGLNLLWLCSVCLRCVRRLKLSWFPPSILDTGQGIKLVRS